The genomic window CCAGCGACTCAATTTTAGCATTACTTACTAAATAGTCCCGTTTATCGGGATCTTCACCAACGGGAGCTGAATGAACATAAAAATTTGGGATATGTTCTTTTATTTTTTCACATAGCTGATATTTGGTCAGATTAGCAGAACTGAGCCCGACATTAAAGGGTTCTCCCTTCATGGTACCATAATGTTCAATTCCAAAAAGAAACGCTTTTGCAACATCTCGTATATGAATATAATTCCTACGAAAATGCTCCTCAAATAGGATGATGAACCTGTCTTTATATGCCCTATAAGTAAAATCATTTACTAGCAGGTCCATCCTCATTCTTGGACTCATTCCGAAAACTGTTGCTAGACGAAATGTGATTGAATTACCTTTTTCCAATAAAGCTTCTTCAACTTTAACTTTAGTCCTCCCATATTCGGAAATAGGATTCAAAGGAGATTTTTCCGTGCAAAAGGCATCTTTTTCCCCAATGCCATAGCCACTATTTGTTGTAGGGAATATGACCATTTGAGATGGTGAAATCATTTCAATCATTTCCATTTGTGCTTTAAAATTAACCAAATCTGTCACAGTCGGATTGATCTTACATGCAGGAGCACCAACA from Desulfotignum phosphitoxidans DSM 13687 includes these protein-coding regions:
- a CDS encoding NAD-dependent epimerase/dehydratase family protein — translated: MNNFKILVTGGAGYLGSIMVPEFLNQGHKVTVLDSLLHNQFSLLDCCANPLFDFVKGDICNKALMNKHISEADLIVPLAAIVGAPACKINPTVTDLVNFKAQMEMIEMISPSQMVIFPTTNSGYGIGEKDAFCTEKSPLNPISEYGRTKVKVEEALLEKGNSITFRLATVFGMSPRMRMDLLVNDFTYRAYKDRFIILFEEHFRRNYIHIRDVAKAFLFGIEHYGTMKGEPFNVGLSSANLTKYQLCEKIKEHIPNFYVHSAPVGEDPDKRDYLVSNAKIESLGWKPDYTLDMGIVELIKGYKIINPNRFANV